A window of Rhododendron vialii isolate Sample 1 chromosome 11a, ASM3025357v1 genomic DNA:
TGTTTTCATTCCAGTGACTAAGAGACAACTCCGAGTTCTTTAACCAAGTTTATCATTATAAGTACTTTAAATTACAATACTAACGTAACTCTTTCACAATAGATATTATCACATCTACAGCCTCAAATTAACACATCTCCATACCAAATAAATTACCAAACCAATCCTAATTCATCAAGCCATTATAATTTAGGAAGTCTATAAGAAGGAAGAAAGCAAGCATCGACACTTCAAACCATCCAAGACACCAATTCAGGTTAAAAGTTCATAGTTTCTCACATGAGTGCCTCGTTCTGACTAAATTTCACATTCTAAATCAACATATCAATACTCACAACCTtctgtattaccaccccttgcattacagtAAACATCACCCAATGGTTGGGTTTCGGCATTTCCACCCTTTGCGTTGCCGTctgcattaccaccccttgcgttgcagtaAAATATAACCCATTAGTTGGGTTTttgcattaccaccccttgcgttacaatACCTCCCTATTACAACCCTTGGACTACAATCGATTAATCTCATCAATCAGATAACATCAACATCAAGCGCTTTTTCCCAATCTCGATGTACTACAAAACACATCGATCAAGCCAACTCAAAGATTAACTATGCATAAACAATACCATCTTCACGATTATAACAATAAGAACACCCCAAGTCCAACTCTTTCATGTAGTAAATCCACCACATATCTTCATCAACTAAATAACATTAACACCAAGGCATTCGCTTGCATATCGACACATCAATACATGTGACACTTTAATCACGCTGGACATCGAAaagctcacacacacacatactcaCACACTTTTTACTTAGATTCTAGGCTTACCattaccaatatcattttctgTTATCACGTTTCTATTTTTAAAGACTTAGATACACCTTAGGTTCTCGAACGACCACTTTCTCTTTACCGATTCATTTACTAAAACATACCCTTTtaacaaaatcaacttttcacATCTCTTAAATTGAAACCACATACCAAAACACGCATACTAAACCAACCCCATGGATACAAcacataaagaagaaaaactgtttatttttctctaagtatcaaacaacatcaaTGTCAATACACCAACAATGCATATCTCTTAATTCAAGGAcgacacttaaaccattgaaaaagtatacttctttttcttcgatccataggtcatacatcaaaaacggagttcgggtaaccttACTATGGCCTTGCGATTATAGCTCAGCGTAATAGTGAAACTGGTGCAAGGCAGAATTTTGGTCAACTTTGGATACAAATCTGTTATTGCTCGggcatacccatgatgcatgggatgcatcgttggaaagctctatgtgtctaatttctaacaaaacaaacggtgcaTCTTTttgagtcccgagctaggagttatggccattttaccaaagtccgccggtgctgtcagattctacgcggaaagaagtaaaattgattgaaaaatcatagctctctcatcttaaacccaaaaatagtgaaaccaaagccaaaagttgcaccacgaCAAGCCCTACACTAAataaaaatcccaggttcagaaacaagaggagattaacccaacaatcaaaagaaaaacagtttcgcaaccattttcgcaccagtcaaccaaccctgctttagaaatttaccaaaaaatgtatacttaaccaaattacttgattccaactccaatcccttcttaacttaaacatctagctcctgtaaaagacccaaagccacccaaggTGTTCAACATGCCCAGGACGTTAAAAGAAgccagccacgcacagattcgcacatccagGAAACAAccggtattcaaaaattcataactaattgtgtgattatcagttttgcatgatcttggtactgaaatcttcgtattgaaacatAATTTAACAgtaagacaccaaaaattgattcctagcagaagggccccaaaaaagacagattaccagaacccacgaaattttcagcattcactagatttattcaagactcaaaatagattatCAAGCTTGATTCTTGTATATCAAaccaacacataaacatataaagaaggcaagagatccctacctcaaaggttagaagcaagcccggacatggaggaaacctcaaagtgctccgatcatgattcttcttggatcgataggaagatctcgtcaCGTAGAACAACTTTACTCCTTgagatttttccgaaatctcattctaaggagatgaaatcgaagagagaagtttggaggagaggtgagagagagagagagagagagagagagagagagagagagagagagagtcggccGGGAGAgtatagagggagagagagaaaaaaaagaattttacttCTCTACACCAGTAAAGATTGCGGTACAGCAAAAAGCTGTACAGCAGCATGTACAGATGGGTTTTGCACCCGTCTCgagtcccgcaaagatgatcggagtcgctcattttgttcaaaacatattgtttacggtccctgtaaaaaatcatctcaatccgatatcggtaaaggcgtttacgaatcatccaactttgcttcataAGGGTTGTggagcaaagttggatgattcgtgaACGCCTTTACCAATATCGAATTGAGATGACTTTTTACAGCGACCGTAAAcaatatgttttaaacaaaatgagcggctccgatcatctttgcgggacccgagacgggcgcaaaaccCATATGTACACGCTGTTGTACAGTTTTTTGCTGTACGATTAGCagctctctctctacacaccaCCCCCACCTATTTATACTAGcaccaacaccaacaccaaTCACACTCACACCCCTCCACTAACAACCTTaccacattgaccccaaatctcATATTTCACATTTCATAGTATAATTTcgcattaaaattattaaaataaatacgggtctctacagttcGAAACTATGAGCGAAGGGTCCCtacaaaatgttttttttttttttagaggagAGGTAAGTCAATCACTACTAGTTCTGATAAGCCACAAAGTACGTATGAGATTAAACCATCTCATGACCTCAATTCAAAAGTCGAAATATTgattgaaaaggttgaaaagcTTCTTTGTATGGGATTGGCCACCCCATAGCCTCCACCTTATCAGGAGGCATGTTCTTTATGTGCTAGTCCGGCCCATTTCATTGCTGATTGTCCTGCAGCCCCACAATTCCCCATTTTTGTGGAGGAGCAAGTTAATGCTGCACAGGGGTACTCTAATGCACGAGGTTTCTCCGAACCGGGTAATGATCCGTATTCTAGTACTTACAACGCAGGTTGGGCTAAGCATCCTAATTTCTCATGGAGATCACAAGAGCAAGGCAGTTCTTCTGCCCAGCAGCCTAGGCCTTTTAATACTCCGTTCTATCTTGCAGCCTATCGCTCGCAAAACTTCCAACAAGCACCTATCCAATCCTCGCAGGACCCATCCTTTGAGGAAAAGGTGCTACAAGCGCTTGACAGACTAAATGACACCCAACAACAAGTGCGCACCAATATACAATCCATCGCGAGGCTCAAGACCCAAGTGGGTCAAATAGCCAATGCACTGAGTCGTAGGGAAGAAGGTAGGTTGCCCAATCAGCTTGTTCAGCCCCCTAAAGGACAGTTTGTGATTCACGAAACGCCCCCTGCTAAGGCTAAAGTAGTCATGACATTGCGTAATAAGAGAGAGGTCGAAACCCAACCAGCGAAAGCGAAGTCGAAGGAGCATTTGGCTCCCTCCGACCCTGATGACTTTGGGGAGTTGAGTTCACAGAGTAAGGAGGGAACCCTTCCAGTCACACCTGCATCACCCACTTCCGTGTCAGCGGGTCCTAAAGTGCCACCCTATGAGCCTAAAGCCCCGTTCCCATCTTGTTTGGATGCACCATTTCCTTTTCTTAAGAAGAGAGCATCTATGGAGGATATCCTTGAGGTATTCAAGCAAGTGAAAGTTAACATCCCACTCCTAGATGCCATCAAACAAGTCCCAACTTATGCAAAATTTCTGAAGGACCTCTAcactcaaaagaggaaaagtcGAACCAATGTGTCTAAAAAGGTCATTCTCACCAAACAAGTGAGCTCTATTTTTCAGTCTGACGCTCCCCCTAAGCTGCAAGATCCTGGTACCCTGACTATTGATATAGTCATTGGGAGACATGCCATAGAGCGCGCACTTTTAGACTTAGGGGCTAGTGTCAACTTGATTCTGTACTCGGTGTATGAACAATTGGGGTTTGGGGAGTTGAAGCCCACGTCGGTTACTTTGCAATTAGCTGAAAAATCCATTAAGGTGCCACGTGGAGTAGCTGAGGACGTTCTTGTAAAGGTTAATGATGTTTACTTTTCGGCTGATTTCATAGTCCTTGACACAGAACCGGCACAAACCCTCAAAAAGTAGACTCCAATTATTCTTGGTCGTCCCTTCTTGGCGACCGTGAATGCTAATATTCATGTGAGGAGTGGCGAGATGGAGGTGACCTTTGGGAACATGACCCTTAAGCTTACTGTTTACAAGGCCGCGAGACCTCCTCCAATGGAGGGAGACTGCTTCGCATTCGATGAGGAGCCGGCAAAGGCagaattcaagaggaagctAGGCCAGGTTAAGGCGAAGATTGACTGGCTGGGATCATTTGATCAAGGGAACTTAGAACTGCTATTCCaggagttctcccaagtgggttttgcCGAGGCGACTGAAGAGgccgaagtgctcatgctcGGGCCCGACGCCCTTGAGGATCCTACCCCTCTCATTGTGGAAGCAAGGGTagtattaaaaattgcattttcaaatcgcgccttacttgcattgacgACATGTCTGAGtttgagtctgacacagagtctgttgagtcgtctgagtctaagtctagctctgagtccgagtttgtgcctcttgacCCTCCATGTCATAGTTTTATTTCGAGTTTGattctgttgtacttggcaaccctgaaAGGTCTTATTAAATGAAAGAATCTGCTTCCGACTACTTCAATGACttatacataaactgtgtcgaccctgacgatgaagggatagatttcgatggggatatttCCAAGGAAATCTGTGCCCTCACCGAGAGgaaagatgaaaggcatgctgagccattaaaagaagaagtaatttctataaaattgaaagatgaggGCGATCCCCaaatggttcaagtgggctccacgTTATTCCCAGAGGAGCATTGGAATTTTAAAGAGCTGCTTGCAGAATTCAGTGATATCTTTGCacggtctcatcaagacatgcccgttATTGACCCCGAGATAGTGGAGTATCAGATCCCCTTGCTGCCAGATGCTAAACCTATGAAACAAAAACTGAGGcaaatgaggccggattgggtacaGAAAATCAAGGACGAGGTCACCAAGCAGATTAACGctggttttctcatggtttcttaATACCTTACTTGGGTTGCCAACACTGTTCctgttcctaaaaagaatggacagaTCCGAATGTGTGTCAATTTTAGGGATTTGAACAgggcaagccccaaagatgaTTTTCTCTTGCCTCACATTGATGTTCTTGTGGATAATATGGCGAGACATGCTatgctttcgttcatggatggatTCTCGGGTTACAATCAAATTCTCATGGCACCAGAGGACTATGAGAAAATAACTTTCATCACCGAGTGGGGAACTTACTATTATTTGGTCATGCTGTTTGGGTTGGAGTCCTACTTATCAGCGGGCAACCACAACCATCTTACATGATATGATCCACAAAGAAGTTGAAGTCTACgtggatgacatgattgccaagtcaaaaactcgtgAAGGCCACATTCTTGTGCTTAGGAAGTTCTTCGAATGACTCCGTAAGTATCGGGTGTGCCTCAATCCACAGATTTGCACTTTTGGAGTCACAACAAGTAAGATGCTCGGCTTTTTGATCACCTCTGGGGGAATAGAGGTTGACCCGCCAAAAATCAAGGCAATTCTCGAGATGAAGCCACCAGAGTTTGAAAAGTGAGTGAGGAGCTTTTTGGTGAAGGTatagttcatcagcagattcatcgcctaGTTGACTTTAACTTgtgagccgatgtttcgtctactcaagataGATGTTCCCTTCACATGGACAGAGAAGTGTCAGGCCGCTTTCCTTTCCATTCAGAAGTACTTGCAGAACCCACCGGTTTTGATGCCACATGTGCCTGGGAAGCatttgattctctatctgtctGTAACCTTATCTTCTATGGGATGCTTGTTGGCTCAAGAAGGGGACAAAGGAGTTGAGAAGGCCAATTATTATCTAAGCAAGAAAATGGTCAGATGTGAAGAACACTACATCGCTCTAGAAAAGATGTGTTGGGCTCTTGTATGGGCTTCCAAAAAACATAGGCACTACATGTTGGCTTACCCTGTGAAGCTGATTTCtggaatggatcctctcaagtatctgtttgagaaacctaCGCTCACTGGTAAATTAGTGCGCTGGTTGCTTTtgttggcagaattcgatcttgAGTACGTCACAAGAAAATTAGTCAAAGGGCGTGCAGTTGCAGAATTTCTCGCTGATCACCCTATTGATGGACTGGAGGACTCTGCTTTGTGTTTATAGATGAGGACGTGCTGACAGTTGTTGAAGATGTTTGGACGCTCTACTTTGACGGGGCAGCcaaccagaaaggatttgggatcaggGTGTTGCTAATTAcgcccgatggttctcatatttcgcttgcgttcaaactcaatttcgatgtcacgaacaaccaagctgagtataAGGCCTGTATTGTTGGTATGGAGGGTGCGCTTGTACTTGGTGAGGAAAAGCTCGAAGTTGTTGGGGATTCTAATCTTGTagtttcccaagccaatggggactggaaaaTCTGTAAGGagaagctgaagccttatcatcaggatttggaagaatcgaatggatcctctcaagtatctatttgagaaACCTGCGCTCACTGGTAAATTAGTGCGCTGGTTGCTTATGTTGGCGGAATTCGATCTTAAGTACGTCACAAGGAAATTAGTCAAAGGGCATACAGTTGCAGAATTTCTCGCTAATCACCATTTTGATGGACCTGAGGACTCTGACTTTGTGTTTCCAGATGAGGATGTGCTGATAGTTGTCGAAGATGTTAGGACGCTCTACATTGACGGGGCAGCCAACCAGAAAGGATATGGGATAAGGGTGTTGCTAATTACGCCCGATGGTTCTCAAATTTCGCttgcgttcaaactcaatttcaaTGTCACGAACAACCAagttgagtatgaggcctgtattgttcGTATGGAGGCTGCGCTTATACTTGGTGTTGAAAAGCTCGAAGTTATTAGGGATTCTAATCTTGTAATCTCTAAGCTCGAAGTTATTAGGGATTCTAATCTTGTagtctctcaagccaatggggactggaaagtCTGTGAGGAGAAGGTGAAGCCTTATAATCAGGATTTGGAAGaatcgaatggatcctctcaagtgtCTGTTTGGGAAACCTGCGCTCACTGGTAAACTACTGCGTTGGTTGCTTTTGCTGGCTGAATTCGATCTTGAGTTTGTCATAAGGAAATTAGTCAAAGGGTGTGCAGAGTCAGAATTTCTCGCTGATCACCCTATTGACAGACCGAAGGACTCTGTCTTTGTGTTTCCGGATGAGGACGTGCTGACTGTTTTTGAAGATGTTTAGACGCTCTACTTTGATGGGGCAGCCAACCAGAATGGATTTAGGATCAGGGTGTTGCTAATTACGCCTAATGGTTCACATATTTCGCTTGCACTAAAACTCAGTTTTGATGTCATGAACAACCAagcagagtatgaggcctgtACCATTTTTTTAGAGGCTACGCTTACAATTGGTGTTGAAATGCTCGAAGTTATTGGGGATTCTAGTCTTGTAGTCTCTCAACCCATTGGGGACTGGAAAGTCTGTGAGGacaagctgaagccttatcatcaggattttgAAGAATTGAATGGATCTTCTCAattatctgtttgagaaacctcCGCTCACTGGTAAATTATTGCGCTGGTTTCTTTTGTTGGAGAAATTCAAACCTGTGTACGTCACAAGGAAATTAGTCAAAGGGCGGGCAGTTGCAGAATTTCTTGCTTATCACCCAATTGACGGACCGGAGGACTCTGACTTTGTGTTTCTAGATGAGGACGTGCTGACAGTTCTTAAAGATGTTTGAACACTCTACTTGGACGAGGTTGCcaaccagaaaggatttgggatctgGGTGTTGCTAATTACGCCCGATGGTTCTCAAATTTCGCttgcgttcaaactcaatttcgatgtcacgaacaaccaagctgagtatgaggcctgtattgttcGTATGGAGGCTGCGCTTACACTTGGTGTTGAAAATCTCGAAGTTATTAGGGATTCTAATCTTGTAATCTCTAAGCTCGAAGTTATTAGAGATTCTAATCTTGTagtctctcaagccaatggagacTGGAAAGTCTGTGAGGAGAAGGTGAAGCCTTATAATTAGGATTTGGAAAaatcgaatggatcctctcaagtgtCTGTTTGGGAAACCTGCGCTCACTGGTAAATTACTGCATTGGTTGCCTTTGCTGGCGGAATTCGATCTTGAGTTTGTCACAAGGAAATTAGTCAAAGGGTGTGCATAGTCAGAATTTCTCGCTGATCACCCTATTGACAGACCGAAGGACTCTGTCTTTGTGTTTCCGGATGAGGACGTGCTGACTGTTTTTAAAGATGTTTAGACGCTCTACTTTGATGGGGCAGCCAACCAATATGGATTTAGGATCAGGGTGTTGCTAATTAAGCCTAATGGTTCACATATTTCGCTTGCactaaaactcaattttgatgTCACGAATAACCAagcagagtatgaggcctgtACCATTTTTATGGAGGCTATGCATACAATTGGTGCTGAAATGCTCGAAGTTATTGGGAATTCTAGTCTTGTAGTCTCTCAACCCAATGGGGACTGAAAAGTCTGTGAGGacaagctgaagccttatcatcaggattttgAAGaatcgaatggatcctctcaagtatctgtttgagaaacctcTGCTCACTGGTAAATTATTGCGCTGGTTGCTTTTGTTGGAGAAATTCGATCTTGTGTACGTCACAAGGAAATTAGTCAAAGGGCGTGCAGTTGCAGAATTTCTCGCTGATCACCCAATTGACGGATCGGAGGACTCTGACTTTGTGTTTCAAGATGAGGACGTCCTGACAGTTCTTAAAGATGTTTGAACACTCAACTTGGACGAGGTTGCcaaccagaaaggatttgggatcaggGTGTTGCTAATTACGCCCGATGGTTCTCAAATTTCGCttgcgttcaaactcaatttcgatgtcacgAACAACCAATCTGAGTATGAGGCCTTTATTGTTCGTATGGAGGCTGCGCTTACACTTGGTGTTGAAAAGCTCGAAGTTATTAGGGATTCTAATCTTGTAATCTCTAAGCTCGAAGTTATTAGGGATTCTAATCTTGTagtctctcaagccaatggggactggaaatTCTGTGAGGAGAAGGTGAAGCCTTATAATCAGGATTTGGAAGaatcgaatggatcctctcaagtgtCTGTTTGGGAAACCTGCGCTCACTGGTAAATTACTGCGTTGGTTGCTTTTGCTGGCGGAATTCGATCTTGAGTTTGTCACAAGGAAATTAGTCAAAGGGTGTGCAGAGTCAGAATTTCTCGCTGATCACCCTATTGACAGACTGAAGGACTCTGTCTTTGTGTTTCCGGATGAGGACGTGCTAACTTTTTTTGAAGATgtttggacgctctattttgatggggcagCCAACCAGAATGGATTTAGGATCAGGGTGTTGCTAATTACGCCTAATGGTTCACATATTTCGCTTGCACTAAAACACAGTTTTGATGTCACGAACAACCAAGCAGAGTATGAAGCCTGTACCATTTTTATGGAGGCTACGCTTACAATTGGTGTTGAAATGCTCGAAGTTATTGGGGATTCTAGTCTTGTAGTCTCTCAacccaatggggactggaaagtCTGTGAGGacaagctgaagccttatcatcaggatttggaagaatcgaatggatcctctcaagtatctgtttgaaaAACCTCTGCTCACTGGTAAATTATTGCGCTGGTTGCTTTTGTTTGAGAAATTCGATCTTGTGTACGTCACAAGGAAATTAGTCAAAGGGCGTGCAGTTGTAGAATTTCTCGTTGATCACCCAATTGACGGACCGGAGGACTCTGACTTTGTGTTTCTAGATTAGGACGTGCTGACAGTTCTTAAAGATGTTTGAACACTCTACTTGGACGAGGTTGCcaaccagaaaggatttgggatctgGGTGTTGCTAATTATGCCCGATGATTCTCATATTTCGCttgcgttcaaactcaattttgatctcacgaacaaccaagctgagtatgaggcctgtattgttggtACGGAGGTGCGCTTATACTTGGTGTGGAAAAGCTCAAAGTTATTGGGGATTCTAATCTTGTAGTCTCTCAAGCCAATAGCGACTGGAAAGTCTGTAAGGagaagctgaagccttatcatcaggattttgAAGaatcgaatggatcctctcaagtatctgtttgagaaacttCGGAACACTAGTAATCTAATGCGTTTGTTGCTTTTGTTGGCGAAATTCGTTCTTGAGTACGTCACAAGGAAATTAGTCAAAGGGCGTAAAGTTTCAGAATTTCTCGCAGATCACCCTATTGATGGACTGGAGGACTCTGACTTTGTGTTTCTAGATGAGGACGTGCAGACTGTTGTTGAAGATGTTTGGACGCTCTACTTAGACGGTGAAGCCAACgaaaaaggatttgggatcaggGTGTTGCTAATTACgtccgatggttctcatatttcgcttgcgttcaaactcaatttcgatgtcatgaacaaccaagctgagtatgaggaaTGTATTGGTGGTATGGAGGCTACGCTTACACTTGGTGTTGAAAAGCTCAAAGTTATTAGGGATTCTAATTTTGTAGTCTCTAAGCTCGAAGTTATTAGGGATTCTAATCTTGTAGTCTCTCAACCCAATGCGGACTAAAAAGTCTGTGAGGagaagctgaagccttatcatcaggatttgaaagaattgaatggatcctctcaagtatctgtttgagaaacctgcGCTCATTGGTAAATTTGTGCGCTGGTTGCTTTTGCCGGCGGAATTCGATCTTGAGTACGTCACAAGGAAATTAGTCAAAGGGCATGCAGTTGCAGAATTTCTCGAAGATCACCCTATTGATGGACCGAAGGACTCTGACTTTGTGTTTCTAGATGAGGACGTGCAGACTGTTGTTGAAGATGTTTGGACGCTCTACTTAGACGGTGCAGCCAACCAGAAAGGAATTGGTGTCAGGGTGTTGCTAATTACACCCAACGGTTCTCATATTTCTGttgcgttcaaactcaatttctaTGTCACgaacaaccaagctgagtatgaggcatgTATCGTTTTTATGGAGGCTGCGCTTACACTTGCTATTAAAATGCTCGAAGTTATTGAGTATTCTAATCTTGTATTCTCTTAacccaatggggactggaaagtCTGTGAGGagaagctgaagccttatcatcaggatttggaagaatcgaatggatcctctcaagtatctatttgaaAAA
This region includes:
- the LOC131306808 gene encoding uncharacterized protein LOC131306808, translated to MAPQFPIFVEEQVNAAQGYSNARGFSEPGNDPYSSTYNAGWAKHPNFSWRSQEQGSSSAQQPRPFNTPFYLAAYRSQNFQQAPIQSSQDPSFEEKVLQALDRLNDTQQQVRTNIQSIARLKTQVGQIANALSRREEGRLPNQLVQPPKGQFVIHETPPAKAKVVMTLRNKREVETQPAKAKSKEHLAPSDPDDFGELSSQSKEGTLPVTPASPTSVSAGPKVPPYEPKAPFPSCLDAPFPFLKKRASMEDILEVFKQVKVNIPLLDAIKQVPTYAKFLKDLYTQKRKSRTNVSKKVILTKQVSSIFQSDAPPKLQDPGTLTIDIVIGRHAIERALLDLGASVNLILYSVYEQLGFGELKPTSVTLQLAEKSIKVPRGVAEDVLVKVNDVYFSADFIVLDTEPAQTLKK